The following coding sequences lie in one Leptotrichia hongkongensis genomic window:
- a CDS encoding spherulation-specific family 4 protein, with protein sequence MKKIFLMIGMLLGINGFAEKNINKNNVKIKQSVIATTYTYPDGKNPFWNDVLTLGKDKVPYVLINPNNGAGKKVEVNYAAQIKKNKEAGIKNIAYIPTTYQKRNIKEVKAEVDKYFEFYGKDSINGFFFDEIATSTPQQVSYMKEVFEYVKSKSKNNLVIANPGASITDAISPYADIFVTSEVSANTYINKFEKPKSNFENNQSNAKHIWHIVHSATPKEYAEIVRLSRQRNAGWLMITDDIMPNPYDKKPSKFIEMVNMINN encoded by the coding sequence ATGAAGAAAATATTTTTAATGATTGGAATGTTATTGGGAATTAATGGGTTTGCAGAAAAAAATATTAATAAAAATAATGTGAAAATAAAGCAGTCTGTGATAGCTACAACATATACGTATCCAGATGGTAAAAATCCGTTTTGGAATGATGTCTTGACACTTGGGAAAGATAAAGTTCCTTATGTGCTGATAAATCCAAATAATGGTGCAGGAAAAAAGGTAGAAGTAAATTATGCGGCTCAGATTAAGAAAAATAAAGAGGCTGGAATTAAGAACATTGCTTATATTCCGACAACATATCAGAAGCGAAATATTAAGGAAGTAAAGGCGGAAGTTGATAAGTATTTTGAATTTTATGGAAAGGATAGTATAAATGGATTCTTTTTTGATGAAATTGCGACTAGTACTCCTCAGCAGGTAAGCTATATGAAGGAAGTTTTTGAATATGTAAAAAGTAAGTCAAAAAATAACCTTGTGATTGCTAATCCTGGAGCATCTATTACAGATGCAATTTCGCCGTATGCAGATATTTTTGTGACAAGTGAGGTAAGCGCAAATACGTATATTAACAAATTTGAAAAGCCAAAATCTAATTTTGAAAATAATCAGTCAAATGCAAAACATATCTGGCATATTGTGCATAGTGCGACTCCTAAGGAATATGCTGAGATTGTGAGGCTTTCTCGACAAAGAAATGCAGGATGGCTGATGATAACGGATGACATTATGCCAAATCCGTATGATAAGAAGCCGTCTAAATTTATAGAAATGGTAAATATGATTAATAATTAA